Proteins from a genomic interval of Polyodon spathula isolate WHYD16114869_AA chromosome 1, ASM1765450v1, whole genome shotgun sequence:
- the LOC121323157 gene encoding tetratricopeptide repeat protein 39B-like isoform X2 — protein sequence MDLKTALEECTMALNLFLNNKFSEALDMLRPWAKASMYHALGYSTILVMQAAMTFEHQDIQMGISVMKDALQTCQRFRKKNTVVESISSLVSKQAAAQFSEEEMHADLCYAECLLQKAALTFVQDENMINFIKGGIKIRTSYQIYKDCQQLLNMTQDLAGKNETYCQFEGGVKLGIGAFNLMLSLLPARVLRLLEFIGFSGNREFGLSQLQEGASSHSLRAILSVLTLLLYHTYVALILGSGEGNLAEAEALLEPYLKKFPNGSIILFYTARIAVLKGNFEKAEVKFQDCIASQQEWKQIHHLCYWELMWCHTFQQNWLEAYRYADLLCKESKWSKAIYVFQKAAILSMLPDEVVRQTGENVTELFKQVEGLKQKIAGKSIPTEKFAVRKSRRYSAPKPVKLVVPALEMMYVWNGFTIVGKRADHTESLLITIEQAELALNQETNPSEYHPDDQCLVQMLKGLCLKHLGRLLQAELCFTQVSMSEKRIKYDHYLVPFSLYELGLLYKQQGDFQKASGFIENAKQNYKGYSMESRLHFRIHAALNSLKGSPTTTS from the exons atggatttgaaaactgCCTTGGAAGAATGCACAATGGCACTTAACCTCTTTTTGAACAACAAGTTTTCTGAAGCTCTGGATATGCTGAGACCTTG GGCGAAGGCTAGCATGTACCATGCTCTGGGATACAGCACGATCTTGGTGATGCAGGCGGCCATGACCTTTGAACACCAAGACATCCAGATGGGCATCAGCGTAATGAAAGATGCACTTCAGACCTGCCAAAG GTTTAGAAAAAAGAACACAGTTGTGGAATCTATATCCAGTTTAGTTTCCAAGCAAGCAGCCGCACAATTCAGTGAAG aggaAATGCATGCAGACCTCTGCTATGCAGAGTGCTTGCTACAGAAAGCAGCCCTAACGTTTGTGCAG GATGAAAACATGATCAACTTTATCAAAGGTGGTATCAAAATCAGAACAAGTTACCAAATATACAA GGATTGTCAGCAGCTTTTAAACATGACTCAGGATCTTGCTGGCAAGAACGAAACCTACTGCCAGTTTGAAGGGGGCGTGAAGTTAGGAATTGGAGCATTCAATCTG ATGCTGTCCCTCCTACCTGCAAGAGTTCTAAGGCTTCTGGAATTTATTGGGTTTTCAGGCAATAGG GAGTTTGGGCTGTCCCAGTTACAAGAAGGGGCTTCTAGCCACAGCCTGAGAGCTATACTGTCTGTTCTGACCCTGCTGCTTTACCACACTTATGTTGCTTTAATCCTTG GTAGTGGTGAAGGAAACCTTGCAGAAGCCGAAGCCCTGTTGGAACCCTACCTCAAGAAATTCCCCAAC gggtctattattttattttatacagccagGATAGCAGTACTTAAAGGAAACTTTGAGaag GCTGAAGTGAAGTTTCAGGACTGCATTGCATCCCAGCAGGAGTGGAAGCAGATCCATCACCTCTGTTACTGGGAGCTGATGTGGTGCCACACCTTCCAGCAGAATTGGCTAGAGGCTTACCGCTATGCAGACCTGCTCTGTAAGGAAAGCAAGTGGTCAAAG gCAATATATGTCTTTCAGAAAGCTGCCATTCTAAGCATGCTTCCAGATGAAGTTGTCAGACAGACTGGGGAGAATGTAACTGAGCTGTTTAA ACAAGTTGAAGGGTTAAAGCAGAAAATTGCTGGTAAATCCATTCCCACAGAAAAGTTTGCTGTGCGAAAGTCCCGGCGCTATTCTGCTCCAAAACCTGTGAAACTGGTGGTGCCTGCTCTG GAAATGATGTACGTTTGGAATGGCTTTACAATTGTTGGCAAGAGGGCTGACCACACAGAGAGTCTGCTCATTACAATTGAACAAGCAGAATTGGCATTGAACCAAGAAACCA ATCCCTCAGAGTACCACCCTGATGACCAGTGCCTTGTCCAGATGTTGAAGGGACTTTGTCTGAAACATTTGGGTCGTCTTTTGCAAGCTGAACTCTGCTTCACTCAAGTCAGCATGAG TGAGAAGAGGATAAAATATGATCATTATTTGGTGCCATTCAGTTTATATGAGCTGGGGCTCTTGTACAAGCAGCAAGGAGACTTTCAAAAAGCCAGCGGATTTATAGAAAATGCAAA gCAAAACTACAAAGGCTATTCAATGGAATCCAGGTTGCACTTTCGTATCCACGCTGCTCTCAACAGCCTCAAAGGATCCCCAACCACCACATCTTAA
- the LOC121323157 gene encoding tetratricopeptide repeat protein 39B-like isoform X3, whose translation MYHALGYSTILVMQAAMTFEHQDIQMGISVMKDALQTCQRFRKKNTVVESISSLVSKQAAAQFSEEEMHADLCYAECLLQKAALTFVQDENMINFIKGGIKIRTSYQIYKDCQQLLNMTQDLAGKNETYCQFEGGVKLGIGAFNLMLSLLPARVLRLLEFIGFSGNREFGLSQLQEGASSHSLRAILSVLTLLLYHTYVALILGSGEGNLAEAEALLEPYLKKFPNGSIILFYTARIAVLKGNFEKAEVKFQDCIASQQEWKQIHHLCYWELMWCHTFQQNWLEAYRYADLLCKESKWSKAIYVFQKAAILSMLPDEVVRQTGENVTELFKQVEGLKQKIAGKSIPTEKFAVRKSRRYSAPKPVKLVVPALEMMYVWNGFTIVGKRADHTESLLITIEQAELALNQETNPSEYHPDDQCLVQMLKGLCLKHLGRLLQAELCFTQVSMSEKRIKYDHYLVPFSLYELGLLYKQQGDFQKASGFIENAKQNYKGYSMESRLHFRIHAALNSLKGSPTTTS comes from the exons ATGTACCATGCTCTGGGATACAGCACGATCTTGGTGATGCAGGCGGCCATGACCTTTGAACACCAAGACATCCAGATGGGCATCAGCGTAATGAAAGATGCACTTCAGACCTGCCAAAG GTTTAGAAAAAAGAACACAGTTGTGGAATCTATATCCAGTTTAGTTTCCAAGCAAGCAGCCGCACAATTCAGTGAAG aggaAATGCATGCAGACCTCTGCTATGCAGAGTGCTTGCTACAGAAAGCAGCCCTAACGTTTGTGCAG GATGAAAACATGATCAACTTTATCAAAGGTGGTATCAAAATCAGAACAAGTTACCAAATATACAA GGATTGTCAGCAGCTTTTAAACATGACTCAGGATCTTGCTGGCAAGAACGAAACCTACTGCCAGTTTGAAGGGGGCGTGAAGTTAGGAATTGGAGCATTCAATCTG ATGCTGTCCCTCCTACCTGCAAGAGTTCTAAGGCTTCTGGAATTTATTGGGTTTTCAGGCAATAGG GAGTTTGGGCTGTCCCAGTTACAAGAAGGGGCTTCTAGCCACAGCCTGAGAGCTATACTGTCTGTTCTGACCCTGCTGCTTTACCACACTTATGTTGCTTTAATCCTTG GTAGTGGTGAAGGAAACCTTGCAGAAGCCGAAGCCCTGTTGGAACCCTACCTCAAGAAATTCCCCAAC gggtctattattttattttatacagccagGATAGCAGTACTTAAAGGAAACTTTGAGaag GCTGAAGTGAAGTTTCAGGACTGCATTGCATCCCAGCAGGAGTGGAAGCAGATCCATCACCTCTGTTACTGGGAGCTGATGTGGTGCCACACCTTCCAGCAGAATTGGCTAGAGGCTTACCGCTATGCAGACCTGCTCTGTAAGGAAAGCAAGTGGTCAAAG gCAATATATGTCTTTCAGAAAGCTGCCATTCTAAGCATGCTTCCAGATGAAGTTGTCAGACAGACTGGGGAGAATGTAACTGAGCTGTTTAA ACAAGTTGAAGGGTTAAAGCAGAAAATTGCTGGTAAATCCATTCCCACAGAAAAGTTTGCTGTGCGAAAGTCCCGGCGCTATTCTGCTCCAAAACCTGTGAAACTGGTGGTGCCTGCTCTG GAAATGATGTACGTTTGGAATGGCTTTACAATTGTTGGCAAGAGGGCTGACCACACAGAGAGTCTGCTCATTACAATTGAACAAGCAGAATTGGCATTGAACCAAGAAACCA ATCCCTCAGAGTACCACCCTGATGACCAGTGCCTTGTCCAGATGTTGAAGGGACTTTGTCTGAAACATTTGGGTCGTCTTTTGCAAGCTGAACTCTGCTTCACTCAAGTCAGCATGAG TGAGAAGAGGATAAAATATGATCATTATTTGGTGCCATTCAGTTTATATGAGCTGGGGCTCTTGTACAAGCAGCAAGGAGACTTTCAAAAAGCCAGCGGATTTATAGAAAATGCAAA gCAAAACTACAAAGGCTATTCAATGGAATCCAGGTTGCACTTTCGTATCCACGCTGCTCTCAACAGCCTCAAAGGATCCCCAACCACCACATCTTAA
- the LOC121323157 gene encoding tetratricopeptide repeat protein 39B-like isoform X1 codes for MACVGNGAGQDVDEERFEDAYESIPTASKMDLKTALEECTMALNLFLNNKFSEALDMLRPWAKASMYHALGYSTILVMQAAMTFEHQDIQMGISVMKDALQTCQRFRKKNTVVESISSLVSKQAAAQFSEEEMHADLCYAECLLQKAALTFVQDENMINFIKGGIKIRTSYQIYKDCQQLLNMTQDLAGKNETYCQFEGGVKLGIGAFNLMLSLLPARVLRLLEFIGFSGNREFGLSQLQEGASSHSLRAILSVLTLLLYHTYVALILGSGEGNLAEAEALLEPYLKKFPNGSIILFYTARIAVLKGNFEKAEVKFQDCIASQQEWKQIHHLCYWELMWCHTFQQNWLEAYRYADLLCKESKWSKAIYVFQKAAILSMLPDEVVRQTGENVTELFKQVEGLKQKIAGKSIPTEKFAVRKSRRYSAPKPVKLVVPALEMMYVWNGFTIVGKRADHTESLLITIEQAELALNQETNPSEYHPDDQCLVQMLKGLCLKHLGRLLQAELCFTQVSMSEKRIKYDHYLVPFSLYELGLLYKQQGDFQKASGFIENAKQNYKGYSMESRLHFRIHAALNSLKGSPTTTS; via the exons ATGGCTTGTGTAGGAAACGGAGCTGGGCAGGATGTTGATGAG gaACGCTTTGAAGATGCCTATGAAAGTATCCCTAC gGCATccaaaatggatttgaaaactgCCTTGGAAGAATGCACAATGGCACTTAACCTCTTTTTGAACAACAAGTTTTCTGAAGCTCTGGATATGCTGAGACCTTG GGCGAAGGCTAGCATGTACCATGCTCTGGGATACAGCACGATCTTGGTGATGCAGGCGGCCATGACCTTTGAACACCAAGACATCCAGATGGGCATCAGCGTAATGAAAGATGCACTTCAGACCTGCCAAAG GTTTAGAAAAAAGAACACAGTTGTGGAATCTATATCCAGTTTAGTTTCCAAGCAAGCAGCCGCACAATTCAGTGAAG aggaAATGCATGCAGACCTCTGCTATGCAGAGTGCTTGCTACAGAAAGCAGCCCTAACGTTTGTGCAG GATGAAAACATGATCAACTTTATCAAAGGTGGTATCAAAATCAGAACAAGTTACCAAATATACAA GGATTGTCAGCAGCTTTTAAACATGACTCAGGATCTTGCTGGCAAGAACGAAACCTACTGCCAGTTTGAAGGGGGCGTGAAGTTAGGAATTGGAGCATTCAATCTG ATGCTGTCCCTCCTACCTGCAAGAGTTCTAAGGCTTCTGGAATTTATTGGGTTTTCAGGCAATAGG GAGTTTGGGCTGTCCCAGTTACAAGAAGGGGCTTCTAGCCACAGCCTGAGAGCTATACTGTCTGTTCTGACCCTGCTGCTTTACCACACTTATGTTGCTTTAATCCTTG GTAGTGGTGAAGGAAACCTTGCAGAAGCCGAAGCCCTGTTGGAACCCTACCTCAAGAAATTCCCCAAC gggtctattattttattttatacagccagGATAGCAGTACTTAAAGGAAACTTTGAGaag GCTGAAGTGAAGTTTCAGGACTGCATTGCATCCCAGCAGGAGTGGAAGCAGATCCATCACCTCTGTTACTGGGAGCTGATGTGGTGCCACACCTTCCAGCAGAATTGGCTAGAGGCTTACCGCTATGCAGACCTGCTCTGTAAGGAAAGCAAGTGGTCAAAG gCAATATATGTCTTTCAGAAAGCTGCCATTCTAAGCATGCTTCCAGATGAAGTTGTCAGACAGACTGGGGAGAATGTAACTGAGCTGTTTAA ACAAGTTGAAGGGTTAAAGCAGAAAATTGCTGGTAAATCCATTCCCACAGAAAAGTTTGCTGTGCGAAAGTCCCGGCGCTATTCTGCTCCAAAACCTGTGAAACTGGTGGTGCCTGCTCTG GAAATGATGTACGTTTGGAATGGCTTTACAATTGTTGGCAAGAGGGCTGACCACACAGAGAGTCTGCTCATTACAATTGAACAAGCAGAATTGGCATTGAACCAAGAAACCA ATCCCTCAGAGTACCACCCTGATGACCAGTGCCTTGTCCAGATGTTGAAGGGACTTTGTCTGAAACATTTGGGTCGTCTTTTGCAAGCTGAACTCTGCTTCACTCAAGTCAGCATGAG TGAGAAGAGGATAAAATATGATCATTATTTGGTGCCATTCAGTTTATATGAGCTGGGGCTCTTGTACAAGCAGCAAGGAGACTTTCAAAAAGCCAGCGGATTTATAGAAAATGCAAA gCAAAACTACAAAGGCTATTCAATGGAATCCAGGTTGCACTTTCGTATCCACGCTGCTCTCAACAGCCTCAAAGGATCCCCAACCACCACATCTTAA